The Tubulanus polymorphus chromosome 6, tnTubPoly1.2, whole genome shotgun sequence genome includes a region encoding these proteins:
- the LOC141907330 gene encoding 26S proteasome non-ATPase regulatory subunit 9-like, which translates to MPGLVDETKCKLKELMNKKESIESDIKELSEVLETQQNVGMDGPLVNEERYPRSDIDVYSVRHARHQIICLQNDLKAVMKEIEENLHKLHAEAREKTVDSGEEQRMEIGASSQDLNAFARVDRVDEGSPASQSGLRVDDKLLEFGSVNSTNFQSLQNVATVVQHGKGRPLNVTVIRNTEVVHLALTPNTWTGRGLLGCNIVPITR; encoded by the exons ATGCCTGGACTCGTGGATGAGACGAAATGCAAATTGAAGGAGCTAATGAACAAAAAGGAATCGATTGAAAGTGATATCAAAGAATTAAGTGAGGTTTTAGAGACG CAACAGAATGTTGGTATGGATGGACCATTAGTCAATGAAGAAAGATATCCCAGATCGGATATCGACGTGTATTCGGTACGCCATGCGAGACACCAAATAATAT GTCTGCAAAACGATTTGAAAGCCGTCATGAAAGAAATCGAAGAAAATCTTCACAAACTTCACGCGGAAGCGAGAGAAAAGACGGTGGATAGCGGGGAAGAGCAGCGGATGGAGATCGGGGCATCGTCGCAGGATTTAAATGCATTCGCTCGCGTCGATAGAGTGGATGAAGGATCGCCTGCCTCTCAATCG GGTTTGCGAGTAGATGACAAGCTTCTCGAATTCGGATCGGTTAATTCTACGAATTTCCAAAGCCTACAAAATGTGGCTACGGTGGTTCAACATGGCAAAGGG CGACCTCTTAACGTGACTGTGATACGCAATACTGAAGTGGTTCACCTGGCTTTGACTCCAAACACTTGGACTGGACGTGGTTTATTGGG ATGTAACATCGTACCCATTACAAGGtga
- the LOC141907349 gene encoding spermatogenesis-associated protein 20-like: MFLANFTNRVLRRLVITTRMALSTNQQRNAVNRLSKERSPYLLQHASNPVDWYPWGEEAFRKAVDENKLIFLSVGYSTCHWCHVMERESFENEGVAKIMNENFVCVKVDREERPDVDKIYMAFVQATSGRGGWPMSVWLTPDLKPVIGGTYFPPDDVYYGRPGFSTVLKNISQKWREDPAKFQKQGSEILEALKKLNNPAVDSEQSVPSENCIALCFQQLSKTYDPEFGGFGNAPKFPQPVNLRFLMRMLHGSSDEVEKIEISSMVSHTLKMMAKGGMHDHVGQGFHRYSTDGEWHVPHFEKMLYDQAQLAVVYAEAYQLTKNTHFKETAQDILHYVNRDLSSKTGGFYSAEDADSLPTAEDTVKKEGAFCVWSYDEIQRHLAEKIPSVDVPLADVFSHHYDVQETGNVDPMQDPHDELRLKNVLMEVSTVEETAEYFNLGVDQVKELLQTSREILLKERLKRPRPHLDDKIVTAWNGLMISAFAKCGQAFSREEYTNRAELAAEFVHRHLYDDETKRLLRSCYCDQDGNIVHLAEPIEGFVDDYTFLIHGLLDLYESNFDSRLLKWAEELQEMQDDIFWDTSNGAYFSTGLADKSLVLRMKDDQDGAEPCANSVATGNLVRLGNLLDRKDLLAKAEKMLKLYGDRLEKIPMAVPEMMCGLISFLGSPKQIIIVGKREDEETQAMVNLIGSHFLPNKIVILANGAEENFLYERLDILQHLSQKEGKPTAYVCENFTCSLPVNDLQELEKLVLN, encoded by the exons ATGTTTCTGGCAAATTTTACGAACAGGGTTTTACGGCGCTTGGTCATTACAAC GAGGATGGCTTTGTCGACTAACCAACAAAGAAATGCTGTCAATAGATTGTCAAAGGAACGGTCGCCCTATTTATTGCAGCATGCATCAAATCCGGTCGATTG GTACCCCTGGGGAGAAGAGGCTTTTCGTAAAGCAGTAGATGAGAACAAGTTGATATTCTTATCAG TTGGTTACTCGACCTGTCATTGGTGCCACGTTATGGAAAGAGAATCATTCGAGAACGAAGGCGTCGCGAAGATCATGAACGAGAATTTCGTTTGCGTGAAGGTCGATCGCGAGGAACGACCCGATGTGGACAAAATCTATATGGCTTTCGTTCAG GCAACCTCTGGTCGAGGTGGCTGGCCGATGAGTGTTTGGCTGACTCCGGATTTAAAGCCAGTTATCGGCGGAACGTACTTTCCTCCAGACGATGTCTACTACGGTCGGCCAGGATTCTCAACCGTGCTCAAGAATATATCGCAAAAA TGGCGAGAGGATCCAGCCAAATTTCAAAAGCAGGGCTCAGAAATCCTCGAAGCATTGAAGAAGTTGAACAACCCCGCAGTCGATAGTGAGCAATCTGTCCCGTCTGAAAACTGCATCGCGTTGTGTTTTCAGCAGCTTTCGAAAACGTACGATCCGGAATTCGGTGGCTTTGGCAATGCTCCGAAATTTCCACAGCCAg TTAATCTGCGATTTCTGATGAGAATGTTACATGGCAGCAGCGACGAGGTCGAAAAGATCGAAATCTCATCTATGGTCAGTCATACGTTGAAGATGATGGCTAAAGGCGGCATGCACGATCACGTCGGTCAG GGCTTCCATCGTTATTCGACTGACGGAGAATGGCACGTGCCCCATTTCGAGAAAATGTTGTACGACCAGGCTCAATTAGCAGTCGTCTATGCAGAAGCCTATCAA TTGACCAAGAATACTCATTTCAAAGAGACTGCTCAAGACATACTTCATTATGTCAATAGGGATCTCAGTAGTAAG ACAGGAGGTTTCTACAGTGCTGAAGATGCGGATTCTTTACCGACGGCGGAAGATACCGTGAAAAAAGAAGGTGCGTTTTGCGTGTGGTCTTACGACGAAATCCAGCGCCATTTAGCCGAAAAGATACCGTCCGTCGATGTTCCGCTGGCCGATGTTTTTTCACATCATTACGACGTTCAAGAAACTGGAAATGTGGACCCGATGCAG GATCCTCATGACGAATTGAGGCTGAAGAACGTATTGATGGAAGTGTCGACTGTCGAAGAAACTGCTGAATATTTTAATCTCGGCGTCGATCAAGTCAAGGAACTGTTGCAGACAAGTCGAGAGATCTTACTGAAAGAACGTCTGAAGCGACCTCGACCTCACCTGGATGACAAGATCGTCACCGCCTGGAATG GTCTGATGATATCGGCATTCGCTAAATGTGGTCAAGCGTTTTCGCGTGAAGAGTACACTAATCGAGCCGAGTTAGCCGCCGAATTTGTGCATCGTCATTTGTACGACGACGAAACGAAGAGACTTTTACGAAGTTGTTACTGCGACCAGGATGGAAACATCGTTCATTT GGCGGAACCAATAGAAGGATTTGTGGACGATTACACGTTTCTAATCCACGGGTTGCTAGATCTCTACGAGTCTAACTTCGACAGTCGTCTGTTGAAATGGGCCGAAGAATTACAAGAAATGCAGGATGATATTTTCTGGGATACTTCGAATGGTGCTTACTTCAGCACGGGATTAGCCGATAAATCGCTCGTTCTTCGAATGAAAGACG ATCAAGATGGTGCGGAACCCTGCGCCAATTCCGTCGCCACTGGAAATCTGGTTCGCCTCGGTAACTTGCTCGACAGAAAAGACCTTCTCGCGAAAGCAGAAAAGATGCTCAAATTGTACGGCGATCGACTCGAAAAAATTCCAATGGCTGTGCCAGAAATGATGTGCGGACTGATTTCTTTCCTCGGCTCTCCAAAACAG ATTATTATCGTCGGTAAGCGAGAGGACGAAGAAACGCAAGCGATGGTCAATTTGATCGGTTCGCACTTCTTACCGAATAAAATCGTAATATTGGCGAACGGCGCAGAGGAGAATTTTCTCTACGAAAGACTCGATATTCTGCAGCATTTGTCGCAAAAAGAAGGGAAACCTACGGCTTACGTGTGCGAAAACTTTACTTGTTCATTGCCAGTAAATGACCTGCAAGAATTGGAAAAACTAGTCTTGAATTAA
- the LOC141907400 gene encoding uncharacterized protein LOC141907400, translating to MGIFVKPPNFRRDKMTVYKQSHPEPAKSNRLVSKMEPDQQTTETANDDGADNLITGIVLLLCCIMYSSMLFLLFGFFGKDSTIARLTVRYFGRTSSENCMDSKKVNRVSLSDGAYT from the exons ATGGGAATTTTCGTCAAACCGCCGAACTTCAGACGTGACAAAATGACGGTTTACAAGCAAAGCCACCCTGAACCGGCTAAAAGCAACCGACTCGTATCCAAAATGGAGCCAGATCAGCAGACGACGGAGACAGCTAACGATGACGGAGCCGACAACCTTATTACAGGAATTGTTCTTTTGCTTTGTTGCATCATGTACAGTTCGATGTTGTTTTTGCTGTTCGGTTTTTTTGGAAAAGACAGCACGATTGCTCGACTTACCGTGCGATATTTCGGGCGAACAAGTAGTG AAAATTGTATGGATTCAAAGAAGGTAAACCGGGTCTCGTTGAGCGATGGCGCGTACACGTGA
- the LOC141907728 gene encoding melatonin receptor type 1B-like — protein MDVSDRSDRSAIVGDDFNLFRKQFSERRLRDLYKKLCGFHIKICGKCIVSHHHDHSSSLVDSDVMNLSPENNTSSPALWNISAADSENDADKILSISAAGFLSIVAVKILICSLGCVSNSFMLATFVYSKSLRRSQHGKLLIAVTLSDFTQAAFTMPVSIQAGILGRWPHPYPACTLAAWVSGICINVSYWGMVLVNTETYIAIHYPLKYPVIASNKNVIATLLAVIAAITLYHTVLAIIFGGIYDANYEQCGFLMDPTGEEATPIMDYFFVTYALVLAGFIFNIYAAVSNYIVAQRHIREMARQHTDGNRVAFRYKSRLRSATTLAIMFACFACSHAPLILVRLARLINPEAVPKDMSMLYVWFLYASSFLNEIVYGLRSREVKEVAFKIIRRLAKFFDHVLSIVRCYCDIEKPRSAAKNSGVSTVAIPPKDSVPSPNQKQSVISMASLCSLERVIRLDDSCSMAN, from the exons ATGGACGTGTCTGATAGATCTGATAGATCCGCGATCGTAGGTGacgatttcaatttattccgAAAACAGTTTTCGGAAAG AAGACtaagagatttatataaaaaattGTGCGGTTTTCATATTAAAATATGCGGTAAATGTATCGTTTCCCACCATCACGACCATTCGTCGTCGCTCGTGGATTCTGACGTTATGAACTTGTCACCGGAGAATAATACATCGTCCCCAGCGTTGTGGAATATCAGTGCCGCGGATTCGGAGAACGATGCGGACAAAATTTTGTCGATATCGGCGGCCGGATTTTTGAGTATAGTCGCCGTAAAGATTCTCATCTGCTCGCTGGGCTGCGTGTCGAATTCGTTTATGTTAGCGACGTTCGTTTATAGCAAGAGTCTGCGACGTTCGCAGCACGGTAAATTGCTTATAGCGGTGACTCTGTCCGATTTCACGCAGGCCGCATTTACGATGCCCGTCAGCATACAAGCGGGTATCCTCGGTCGATGGCCTCATCCGTATCCAGCGTGCACGCTCGCCGCCTGGGTCTCCGGCATTTGTATAAACGTGTCGTACTGGGGAATGGTACTGGTCAACACCGAAACGTATATAGCTATCCACTACCCGTTGAAATACCCGGTAATCGCCAGTAATAAGAACGTGATCGCTACCTTGCTCGCCGTGATCGCGGCGATCACGTTGTACCACACAGTACTGGCGATAATCTTCGGAGGAATTTACGACGCCAACTACGAACAGTGCGGATTCCTGATGGACCCGACCGGCGAAGAAGCCACGCCGATAATGGACTATTTCTTCGTCACGTACGCGCTAGTCTTAGCGGGAttcatattcaatatatacGCCGCGGTTAGCAATTACATCGTAGCGCAGCGTCATATCCGAGAGATGGCGCGTCAGCATACAGACGGCAACCGCGTCGCGTTTCGCTACAAATCTCGTCTGCGGTCGGCTACGACGCTCGCGATCATGTTCGCGTGTTTTGCGTGTTCGCACGCACCGTTGATTCTGGTCAGACTGGCTCGGTTGATAAACCCCGAAGCCGTACCCAAAGATATGTCCATGTTGTACGTGTGGTTTCTCTACGCGAGCAGTTTCCTGAACGAAATCGTATACGGACTGCGGTCGCGGGAGGTGAAAGAAGTGGCTTTCAAAATCATACGTCGCCTGGCAAAATTTTTCGACCACGTTTTATCGATCGTTCGTTGCTATTGCGATATCGAAAAGCCGCGCTCGGCTGCCAAAAATAGCGGCGTCTCCACCGTTGCGATACCACCGAAAGATTCGGTGCCCAGTCCAAATCAGAAGCAGTCGGTCATTTCGATGGCAAGTTTGTGTTCGCTGGAGAGGGTGATAAGACTAGACGACTCCTGCTCGATGGCGAATTGA
- the LOC141907228 gene encoding putative cytochrome P450 CYP44 isoform X1 — MSTLLVNRTSKIVSTTILATKRNISRQCIRGLSDGPVGEATHSSGLVNAYPQSRPFKDIPGPKGLPFIGTLLKHRIGKYRPENYHVAIADHHREFGGIFKETIAGSTVVHLSDPGDYRVVLRACMKDPRVPPFINAILEFRKKNGYTHGLGFSVGDEWRRLRHNSQKYWLNAKNCHAYFDRMSAIADQFVGYISKNIDAKGEVPNLYPMMKIWNLESSAILAFDRSFGAFTDNPETSKIDQLISSNQLMFDMGSRFPFMLPLHDYFMTPMKKQLFRSEQIVYTIVKDLIEETLRKIKDCKNDAESSDKYLWLKHCLSRSELVKNDYNILTQNLLLDGLAGTAPQAANLIYRLAKSPDKQDKLFDEIKREVGPTENETRTSMSNMTYLKACLKEAARLTNVGTEVSRILTEDVELSGFRVLAGTRVDLNHFVTCRMEEYFDRPNEFLPERWLRDVNNTNGIHPYAHAQFGAGTRMCPGRLFARQDIELFAVKLLKKYRVEWHQPKNLKQDWKILFAPENNEVPITFEQR; from the exons ATGTCGACATTATTGGTAAACAGAACGTCTAAGATTGTTTCGACGACGATCTTGGCGACAAAGAGAAACATTTCGCGCCAGTGCATTCGTGGGCTGAGTGATGGCCCTGTAGGTGAGGCGACGCACTCGTCCGGATTGGTCAACGCGTATCCACAAAGCCGACCATTCAAAGACATACCCGGGCCAAAAGGTCTGCCGTTTATTGGAACTTTGCTTAAGCATCGGATAG GTAAATACCGCCCGGAAAACTATCACGTCGCCATCGCGGATCATCACCGCGAATTCGGTGGAATATTCAAGGAGACGATCGCTGGATCGACCGTAGTCCATCTCTCTGACCCCGGCGACTACCGAGTCGTACTGCGAGCGTGTATGAAGGATCCCCGCGTTCCGCCGTTCATCAACGCCATACTCGAATTCAGAAAGAAAAACGGCTATACGCACGGACTCGGGTTTAG CGTCGGCGATGAGTGGCGAAGACTACGTCATAACTCGCAGAAGTACTGGTTGAACGCGAAAAATTGCCATGCATATTTCGATCGCATGTCCGCTATCGCTGACCAGTTTGTGGGGTACATTTCGAAAAACATCGACGCTAAGGGCGAAGTACCTAACCTGTATCCAATGATGAAAATTTGGAATCTAGAAT CCTCGGCGATTTTGGCATTCGACCGAAGTTTCGGGGCGTTCACGGACAATCCCGAAACGTCGAAGATCGACCAACTCATTTCATCGAACCAATTGATGTTCGACATGGGTTCTCGGTTCCCATTCATGTTGCCGCTTCACGACTATTTCATGACGCCCATGAAGAAACAGTTATTTCGCTCTGAACAGATAGTATACAC CATCGTTAAAGATCTGATCGAGGAAACGCTTCGAAAGATAAAAGATTGCAAGAACGACGCAGAAAGTTCTGATAAATACCTATGGTTGAAACACTGTTTGTCGAGGTCGGAActcgtaaaaaatgactaCAACATTCTTACTCAGAACCTGTTGCTGGACGGCTTAGCCGGG ACTGCACCGCAAGCTGCAAATCTCATCTATCGCCTGGCGAAATCGCCGGACAAACAAGATAAGCTTTTCGACGAGATTAAACGCGAAGTTGGTCCTACCGAAAATGAAACGCGTACATCGATGTCGAATATGACCTATCTGAAAGCGTGCCTCAAAGAAGCTGCGCG TTTGACGAATGTTGGAACCGAAGTGTCTAGAATTCTAACCGAAGATGTCGAGCTCAGTGGCTTCCGCGTCCTAGCAGGC ACACGCGTcgatttgaatcattttgtGACGTGTCGAATGGAGGAGTATTTCGATCGCCCGAATGAGTTTCTGCCAGAAAGATGGTTGCGTGATGTGAACAACACCAACGGAATACACCCGTACGCGCACGCGCAATTCGGTGCCGGAACCCGAATGTGCCCAG GACGTTTGTTTGCGCGCCAGGATATCGAGCTCTTCGCCGTAAAGCTACTGAAGAAATACCGCGTCGAATGGCATCAGCCGAAAAACCTGAAACAAGATTGGAAAATCCTCTTCGCGCCGGAGAACAACGAAGTACCGATTACGTTCGAACAACGTTGA
- the LOC141907228 gene encoding putative cytochrome P450 CYP44 isoform X2, giving the protein MKDPRVPPFINAILEFRKKNGYTHGLGFSVGDEWRRLRHNSQKYWLNAKNCHAYFDRMSAIADQFVGYISKNIDAKGEVPNLYPMMKIWNLESSAILAFDRSFGAFTDNPETSKIDQLISSNQLMFDMGSRFPFMLPLHDYFMTPMKKQLFRSEQIVYTIVKDLIEETLRKIKDCKNDAESSDKYLWLKHCLSRSELVKNDYNILTQNLLLDGLAGTAPQAANLIYRLAKSPDKQDKLFDEIKREVGPTENETRTSMSNMTYLKACLKEAARLTNVGTEVSRILTEDVELSGFRVLAGTRVDLNHFVTCRMEEYFDRPNEFLPERWLRDVNNTNGIHPYAHAQFGAGTRMCPGRLFARQDIELFAVKLLKKYRVEWHQPKNLKQDWKILFAPENNEVPITFEQR; this is encoded by the exons ATGAAGGATCCCCGCGTTCCGCCGTTCATCAACGCCATACTCGAATTCAGAAAGAAAAACGGCTATACGCACGGACTCGGGTTTAG CGTCGGCGATGAGTGGCGAAGACTACGTCATAACTCGCAGAAGTACTGGTTGAACGCGAAAAATTGCCATGCATATTTCGATCGCATGTCCGCTATCGCTGACCAGTTTGTGGGGTACATTTCGAAAAACATCGACGCTAAGGGCGAAGTACCTAACCTGTATCCAATGATGAAAATTTGGAATCTAGAAT CCTCGGCGATTTTGGCATTCGACCGAAGTTTCGGGGCGTTCACGGACAATCCCGAAACGTCGAAGATCGACCAACTCATTTCATCGAACCAATTGATGTTCGACATGGGTTCTCGGTTCCCATTCATGTTGCCGCTTCACGACTATTTCATGACGCCCATGAAGAAACAGTTATTTCGCTCTGAACAGATAGTATACAC CATCGTTAAAGATCTGATCGAGGAAACGCTTCGAAAGATAAAAGATTGCAAGAACGACGCAGAAAGTTCTGATAAATACCTATGGTTGAAACACTGTTTGTCGAGGTCGGAActcgtaaaaaatgactaCAACATTCTTACTCAGAACCTGTTGCTGGACGGCTTAGCCGGG ACTGCACCGCAAGCTGCAAATCTCATCTATCGCCTGGCGAAATCGCCGGACAAACAAGATAAGCTTTTCGACGAGATTAAACGCGAAGTTGGTCCTACCGAAAATGAAACGCGTACATCGATGTCGAATATGACCTATCTGAAAGCGTGCCTCAAAGAAGCTGCGCG TTTGACGAATGTTGGAACCGAAGTGTCTAGAATTCTAACCGAAGATGTCGAGCTCAGTGGCTTCCGCGTCCTAGCAGGC ACACGCGTcgatttgaatcattttgtGACGTGTCGAATGGAGGAGTATTTCGATCGCCCGAATGAGTTTCTGCCAGAAAGATGGTTGCGTGATGTGAACAACACCAACGGAATACACCCGTACGCGCACGCGCAATTCGGTGCCGGAACCCGAATGTGCCCAG GACGTTTGTTTGCGCGCCAGGATATCGAGCTCTTCGCCGTAAAGCTACTGAAGAAATACCGCGTCGAATGGCATCAGCCGAAAAACCTGAAACAAGATTGGAAAATCCTCTTCGCGCCGGAGAACAACGAAGTACCGATTACGTTCGAACAACGTTGA